One window from the genome of Verrucomicrobiota bacterium encodes:
- the dnaB gene encoding replicative DNA helicase, with protein sequence MAREEQRNGQQRRSKTRSNGEDFGGISKKQPHSIEAERALLAACMRENATEIITDCINAKIDVESFFRPAHKNMYGALITLNSEGIEIDEITLEEKLHTLGLLDETGGRSYINEVSESVGSTAFAANWIEIVKAKSLLRQLIRLSNETMERCYEGQDDITAFLSEVESEIFRIGETQVTDSAQEIGKPLENVIKMINDILAKRHSSYGTRSGFADLDRLTFGFHAGEMIVLAARPSVGKTSLAMNIAENVAIGDSRNPDPKTVLVFSLEMSSESLAQRILCSRAGVNMNKLRDGFSSRDEQQAIVEAAKEIGQSKIVVDDQGNLNILEVRAKARRVSARSKDLGLVIVDYLQLVAGMDNRASRENQIAEISRGMKAMAKELKVPVLVLSQLNRESEKEKRDPRMSDLRESGSIEQDADVVMLLHRPRREDQEENERPDDIEKIRLILAKQRNGPTGVIDLAFLRKFTKFADHIEANQVGAGEFG encoded by the coding sequence GTGGCACGCGAAGAACAAAGAAACGGGCAGCAGCGCCGTTCAAAGACACGATCCAATGGGGAAGACTTTGGAGGGATCAGCAAAAAGCAGCCGCACAGTATCGAGGCAGAACGTGCCCTCCTGGCTGCCTGTATGCGGGAGAATGCCACCGAGATTATCACCGACTGCATCAACGCTAAAATTGATGTGGAATCGTTTTTCAGACCCGCTCACAAGAATATGTACGGCGCACTCATTACTCTCAATAGCGAGGGTATTGAAATCGACGAGATCACTCTGGAGGAAAAGCTGCACACTCTAGGACTTCTCGATGAGACCGGAGGCCGTTCCTACATCAACGAGGTCTCGGAGTCTGTCGGATCCACTGCATTTGCCGCGAACTGGATCGAAATCGTAAAGGCAAAGTCTCTCCTCCGGCAGCTGATTCGTCTGTCCAATGAGACGATGGAGCGATGCTACGAAGGGCAGGACGATATCACTGCTTTTCTTTCAGAGGTTGAATCCGAGATATTCAGGATTGGGGAGACACAGGTTACCGATTCTGCACAAGAGATCGGAAAGCCGCTCGAGAACGTGATCAAGATGATCAACGACATCCTCGCGAAACGGCATAGCAGCTATGGAACAAGAAGCGGATTTGCAGACCTTGATCGCTTGACCTTCGGTTTTCATGCCGGGGAGATGATTGTTCTGGCCGCGCGCCCGTCGGTCGGAAAAACCAGTCTTGCGATGAACATTGCCGAGAACGTCGCGATTGGTGATTCGCGCAACCCCGATCCGAAGACGGTATTGGTTTTTAGTTTGGAGATGAGTTCGGAAAGTCTGGCGCAGCGCATCCTTTGTAGTCGGGCTGGAGTCAATATGAACAAACTGCGGGACGGTTTCTCGTCCCGGGATGAACAACAGGCAATCGTCGAAGCGGCCAAGGAGATTGGTCAGTCAAAGATCGTAGTCGATGATCAGGGGAATCTAAATATTCTGGAGGTCCGGGCAAAGGCTAGGAGGGTAAGCGCGCGGAGTAAGGATCTCGGCCTTGTCATCGTCGACTACCTGCAGCTGGTTGCCGGCATGGATAATCGCGCCTCCAGGGAAAATCAGATAGCCGAGATTTCACGGGGCATGAAGGCTATGGCAAAGGAGCTTAAAGTGCCGGTTTTGGTCCTTAGCCAACTCAATCGTGAAAGCGAAAAAGAAAAAAGGGATCCCAGGATGTCTGATCTGCGGGAGTCGGGTTCGATTGAGCAGGATGCCGACGTCGTAATGCTTCTTCATAGACCCCGTAGAGAGGATCAAGAGGAAAACGAACGCCCAGACGACATTGAGAAGATCCGCCTCATCCTTGCCAAACAACGAAACGGCCCTACGGGCGTAATCGACCTAGCCTTTCTCCGAAAGTTCACCAAATTTGCCGATCACATCGAAGCCAATCAGGTGGGTGCAGGGGAGTTCGGGTAG
- a CDS encoding GIY-YIG nuclease family protein: protein MVYVYRIQSRKSPSFGYTGYTTNLKQRLAQHNSGEVASTSRFAPFGLVFYAAFPDKRTGRNFEDYLKTGSGKAFARKRLWPSSEDNC from the coding sequence ATGGTCTATGTCTACCGAATTCAAAGCCGCAAATCTCCCTCCTTCGGCTACACTGGATACACGACGAACCTCAAGCAACGTCTCGCGCAGCATAACAGTGGAGAAGTCGCTTCAACGTCCCGATTCGCGCCGTTTGGCCTGGTCTTCTACGCTGCTTTTCCCGACAAGAGAACAGGACGCAACTTTGAAGACTACCTGAAAACTGGTTCCGGCAAAGCCTTCGCCCGCAAACGCCTCTGGCCCTCGTCGGAAGACAATTGTTGA
- the pth gene encoding aminoacyl-tRNA hydrolase: MNRVRIIAGLGNPGEEYENTRHNAGFLALDSFAASFDGRWVWEKRFQADTCLAELSGYPVLLVKPRTFVNRSGDSLGALARYYKFGSDQFCVLYDDITLDPGRIKVSPSGSAGGHNGVADLLQKLGPDFVRFKIGVGGKSHPEMDLKDWVLGRISKDETPFLEESYQKVRAGLELLVAGGVERAMNECNTRSKAS, translated from the coding sequence ATGAATCGGGTGCGTATCATTGCCGGTCTCGGAAATCCGGGAGAGGAATATGAGAACACCCGGCATAATGCAGGTTTTCTTGCGCTCGATTCTTTTGCCGCGTCTTTCGACGGTCGTTGGGTGTGGGAGAAGAGGTTTCAGGCCGATACCTGCCTTGCCGAACTCTCTGGATACCCAGTCCTTCTGGTGAAGCCCCGCACTTTTGTAAACCGGTCGGGAGACTCTCTCGGTGCACTCGCACGGTATTATAAATTTGGGTCCGATCAGTTCTGCGTTTTATACGACGATATCACACTCGATCCTGGCCGGATTAAAGTGAGCCCATCTGGTAGCGCTGGTGGTCACAATGGAGTCGCCGATCTGCTCCAGAAGTTGGGGCCGGACTTTGTCCGCTTCAAAATCGGCGTTGGCGGTAAATCACACCCTGAGATGGATCTAAAAGACTGGGTTCTCGGGAGAATTTCCAAGGATGAGACTCCCTTTTTGGAGGAGTCCTACCAAAAAGTGCGTGCTGGACTTGAGCTGCTGGTTGCAGGAGGTGTTGAGCGTGCGATGAACGAATGTAACACTAGAAGCAAAGCATCATGA
- a CDS encoding metallophosphoesterase yields the protein MPNRREFLGSLAAGAGLIGFGFRSTAQSAVSLPPLRLGFFTDVHARTDLRVPEALNLAVKAMNEEEVDLWICGGDVINRGYLKAASECVDSFKVFTDFLGQIDQPVYPVIGNHDLAGAFPADGSPPAIDPTALWRDAFQLDGTYQSFDHGGIHYFLIDSVELTSPPLFYRGYVNQEQIAWLTKELSKIPAEKPIVLVSHIPFRTVFIQVVENPSAPLPENLVVENANEILELFKGRNLPLVLQGHLHSNELIDWAGRTFLMGGAICGGWWEGPNRDTGFGYGVVDVSDGQIQWTYKGYGWA from the coding sequence ATGCCTAACCGACGAGAATTCTTGGGTTCCCTCGCTGCGGGTGCTGGGTTGATTGGTTTTGGGTTTCGTTCGACCGCTCAGTCCGCTGTTTCACTTCCTCCGCTTCGCCTCGGTTTCTTTACTGACGTGCATGCCAGAACAGATTTGCGGGTCCCGGAAGCACTCAACCTTGCCGTAAAAGCAATGAACGAAGAAGAGGTCGATCTTTGGATTTGCGGCGGAGATGTAATCAACCGCGGATACTTGAAGGCAGCTTCCGAGTGTGTCGATTCCTTCAAGGTCTTTACCGATTTTCTTGGACAGATTGACCAGCCGGTCTACCCGGTAATTGGGAACCATGACCTTGCGGGGGCGTTTCCAGCCGATGGTTCCCCACCTGCAATCGATCCAACCGCACTTTGGCGGGATGCGTTCCAATTAGACGGGACCTATCAATCTTTCGACCACGGAGGGATTCACTATTTCCTCATAGATTCGGTCGAGCTCACTAGTCCTCCCCTATTCTACAGAGGATATGTAAATCAGGAGCAGATTGCCTGGTTGACCAAAGAACTCTCCAAAATCCCTGCCGAAAAACCGATTGTTCTGGTGAGTCATATCCCGTTTCGAACCGTCTTTATCCAGGTAGTCGAGAATCCAAGTGCTCCTCTGCCCGAAAATCTGGTGGTCGAAAACGCCAATGAAATCCTCGAGCTTTTCAAGGGACGCAACCTTCCCCTCGTTCTCCAAGGGCATCTCCATTCCAATGAACTCATTGATTGGGCGGGACGAACCTTCCTCATGGGTGGAGCCATATGCGGTGGCTGGTGGGAAGGTCCGAACCGGGATACCGGTTTCGGGTATGGGGTTGTTGACGTTTCAGATGGCCAGATCCAATGGACTTACAAAGGATATGGGTGGGCCTAG
- the ssb gene encoding single-stranded DNA-binding protein, whose translation MASFNRVILIGNLTRDPEVRFASGNNAICKFGLAVSRNYTTRDGEKREETTFVDIDAFGKVGEILGKYLSKGRPVMIEGRLQLDTWESKEGEKRSKLKVVCENFQFLGSGRGDEESGGSGSYERSSPPPRESSSRSGSGPAENFDDEDIPF comes from the coding sequence ATGGCTTCCTTCAATCGCGTCATCCTTATCGGGAACCTTACCCGGGATCCCGAGGTCCGATTTGCTAGTGGAAACAATGCTATTTGCAAATTTGGCTTAGCCGTATCGCGCAACTACACTACCCGTGATGGCGAGAAGCGTGAGGAGACGACTTTTGTCGACATCGATGCATTTGGAAAGGTCGGCGAAATTTTAGGGAAGTATCTTTCCAAAGGTCGTCCCGTCATGATCGAAGGACGCCTGCAGCTAGATACCTGGGAGTCGAAGGAAGGCGAAAAACGTTCCAAGCTCAAGGTGGTCTGTGAAAACTTCCAGTTCCTAGGAAGCGGCCGAGGCGACGAGGAAAGTGGTGGCTCGGGCTCTTACGAGCGTTCTTCTCCACCACCGAGAGAGAGTTCCTCCCGTTCTGGCAGCGGTCCTGCCGAAAATTTTGATGACGAAGACATCCCATTTTAA
- a CDS encoding 50S ribosomal protein L25: protein MEDISLSVSNRERAGSGAAGRIRREGKIPAVLYGVSGTKNLTIDRGSFVKVWRKAGQSSIVTIEDGDGFSAMTLIQDVQRNALTDDFMHVDFLELTKGHAITASIPVHVHGTPVGVSTEGGILDIHLHEVEVKCLPKDLPHQIDVDVTSLNVGDSLHVKDLPVLEGVEYTGEDELTIAGVASPRVEAEAAAEEEIAEPEIIKERAGDSAEASSEEEK, encoded by the coding sequence ATGGAAGACATTTCTCTCTCAGTTTCCAACCGTGAACGGGCAGGCAGCGGCGCTGCAGGTCGGATTCGTCGTGAAGGCAAAATCCCAGCTGTTCTCTATGGGGTCAGTGGGACCAAAAACCTTACCATCGATCGCGGTTCTTTTGTCAAAGTCTGGCGCAAGGCCGGGCAGTCTTCAATCGTGACCATTGAGGATGGAGACGGTTTCTCAGCTATGACCTTGATTCAGGATGTTCAGCGCAATGCCCTTACAGACGACTTTATGCATGTTGACTTCCTCGAACTGACGAAAGGACATGCAATTACTGCGAGCATTCCGGTCCACGTGCATGGCACTCCGGTTGGCGTTTCAACAGAAGGAGGCATCCTTGATATTCACCTGCACGAAGTGGAAGTGAAATGCCTGCCGAAGGACCTGCCACACCAGATCGACGTTGACGTCACCTCGCTGAATGTTGGCGATTCCCTCCACGTGAAAGATCTGCCCGTCCTCGAAGGTGTTGAGTACACCGGTGAAGACGAGTTGACCATCGCTGGAGTCGCTTCCCCTCGTGTGGAGGCTGAAGCTGCCGCTGAAGAGGAGATTGCTGAGCCGGAAATCATCAAGGAGAGGGCTGGTGATTCCGCCGAGGCGAGCTCCGAAGAGGAAAAGTAA
- a CDS encoding 30S ribosomal protein S6, whose protein sequence is MIKKTSRNYRATFVLDTRGVEASVDELTEAYSKVIEEVEGKVDAVKNLGNHDFARKSATGLSNGIFLQYDFEGPATAPEGLQEKVRLDRKVNRVMVESA, encoded by the coding sequence ATGATTAAGAAAACGAGTCGTAATTACAGAGCCACCTTCGTTCTAGATACCCGCGGCGTCGAGGCATCAGTGGACGAGCTTACTGAAGCCTACTCCAAGGTGATCGAAGAAGTGGAGGGGAAGGTTGATGCGGTGAAGAACCTCGGCAACCACGACTTCGCCCGTAAATCCGCAACCGGACTCTCAAACGGCATCTTTTTGCAGTATGATTTTGAAGGCCCGGCGACAGCGCCTGAAGGCCTACAGGAAAAGGTGCGTCTTGATCGAAAAGTGAACCGCGTTATGGTGGAGTCCGCTTAG
- the rplI gene encoding 50S ribosomal protein L9 yields the protein MAHSEVLLLKPVTNLGGEGEKVSVKSGYARNYLIPRKLAIPATRSTERQIESLRVRRAEREAAELEEAQAVMSKLEGLRVAIVVKTGEGGKMFGAVTAQDLVAKIAENGIELDRRQVHLPAPVKSIGDHSVTIKLHPQVQGELRFEIVSENPIED from the coding sequence ATGGCACATTCAGAAGTTCTTCTCCTAAAGCCAGTCACCAACCTCGGTGGCGAAGGCGAAAAGGTAAGTGTAAAGTCCGGCTATGCTCGGAACTACTTGATTCCGCGTAAATTGGCGATTCCCGCAACGCGTTCAACCGAGCGTCAGATTGAGTCACTCCGCGTCCGCCGTGCGGAACGGGAAGCTGCGGAGCTAGAGGAGGCGCAAGCGGTGATGAGTAAGCTCGAGGGTCTGCGGGTGGCTATCGTCGTCAAGACAGGGGAAGGTGGCAAAATGTTCGGAGCGGTAACAGCTCAGGACCTCGTTGCAAAGATTGCTGAAAATGGAATTGAGCTGGACCGTAGACAGGTCCATCTCCCGGCCCCGGTAAAATCGATTGGTGACCACTCGGTCACAATCAAGCTCCATCCTCAGGTGCAGGGTGAGCTTAGGTTTGAAATTGTCTCCGAGAATCCGATCGAAGACTGA